The following DNA comes from Streptomyces sp. NBC_00273.
CAAGCACGACGTCGACCCGAACGAGGTCGTCAAGGTCGGCGACGAGATCGAGGCCCTGGTTCTCCAGAAGGAGGACAAGGAAGGCCGTCTGATCCTGTCCAAGAAGCGCGCTCAGTACGAGCGTGCCTGGGGCACGATCGAGAAGATCAAGGAAGAAGACGGCATCGTCACCGGTACCGTCATCGAGGTCGTCAAGGGTGGTCTCATCCTCGACATCGGCCTCCGCGGCTTCCTGCCGGCCTCTCTCGTCGAGATGCGTCGTGTCCGCGACCTCCAGCCCTACGTGGGCAAGGAGCTCGAGGCGAAGATCATCGAGCTGGACAAGAACCGCAACAACGTGGTCCTGTCCCGCCGCGCCTGGCTGGAGCAGACCCAGTCCGAGGTTCGCCAGACGTTCCTCACCACCCTGCAGAAGGGTCAGGTCCGCTCCGGCGTCGTTTCCTCGATCGTCAACTTCGGTGCCTTCGTGGACCTGGGTGGCGTCGACGGTCTCGTCCACGTCTCCGAGCTGTCTTGGAAGCACATCGACCACCCGTCCGAGGTTGTCGAGGTCGGCCAGGAAGTCACCGTCGAGGTCCTCGACGTCGACATGGACCGCGAGCGTGTCTCCCTGTCGCTGAAGGCGACGCAGGAGGACCCGTGGCAGCAGTTCGCCCGGACCCACCAGATCGGTCAGGTCGTCCCGGGTAAGGTCACCAAGCTGGTTCCGTTCGGTGCGTTCGTCCGCGTGGACGAGGGCATCGAGGGCCTGGTCCACATCTCCGAGCTGGCCGAGCGCCACGTGGAGATCCCGGAGCAGGTCGTCCAGGTCAACGACGAGATCTTCGTCAAGGTCATCGACATCGACCTCGAGCGTCGCCGGATCTCGCTGTCGCTGAAGCAGGCCAACGAGTCCTTCGGTGCCGACCCGGCGTCGGTCGAGTTCGACCCGACCCTGTACGGCATGGCCGCGTCTTACGACGACCAGGGCAACTACATCTACCCCGAGGGCTTCGACCCCGAGACCAACGACTGGCTCGAGGGCTTCGACAAGCAGCGCGAGGCCTGGGAGACCCAGTACGCCGAGGCGCAGCAGCGCTTCGAGCAGCACCAGGCTCAGGTCATCAAGAGCCGCGAGGCCGACGAGGCCGCTGCTGCCGAGGGCGCTGCCGCCCCGGCCGCCGGTGGCAACGCCGGTGCGGGCATCTCGGGTGGTTCGTACTCCTCGGAGTCGGACGAGACCTCCGGCGCCCTGGCGTCGGACGAGGCCCTGGCCGCGCTCCGCGAGAAGCTGGCCGGCGGCCAGAGCTGATCGCAGCGCGCATCACACTCCGGTGTGAGCCGAGCTGAACTGCGTTGAACGGCAAGGCCCGTCCCCTTCGGGGGGCGGGCCTTACCGCGTTTCCCACCGCGTTTCCCCGTCCGGTCTCCCGCGTGATCCGTTGCGTTCCTGTGAATGAGGCCAACTGGGGAATGGCCGGGCCGCCTTGGACGTTCTTGGCTGAGAACGAGGCGAGGAGGAGTGGTGACGGTGCTTGATCCACAGGGTTTGTACGAATGGGACGCCAAGGGCCTGGCGGTGGCCGACCTGGCGGTCGCCCAGGACTCGGCCGGGCTGGTCATGCTGTACCACTTCGAGGGGTACATCGACGCGGGTGAGGCCGGCGAGCAGATCGTCGAGCGGCTCCTGGACACGCTGCCCCACCAGGTGGTCGCCCGGTTCGACGCGGACCGGCTGGTGGACTACCGGGCCCGGCGGCCGCTGCTGACCTTCCAGCGCGACCACTGGACGGAGTTCGAGGAGCCCCGGCTGGAGGTCCGGCTCGTCCAGGACGCCACCGGAGCGCCCTTCCTGCTGCTGTCCGGCCCGGAGCCGGACGTGGAGTGGGAGCGCTTCGCCGTTGCCGTCCGGCAGATCGTCGAGCGCCTCGGCGTGCGGCTCTCGGTCAACTTCCACGGCATCCCGATGGGCGTCCCGCACACCCGTCCCGTGGGCATCACCCCGCACGGCAACCGCACCGACCTCATGCCGGGCCACCGCAGCCCCTTCGACGAGGCCCAGGTACCGGGCAGCGCGGAGTCCCTGGTGGAGTTCCGCCTGGCCCAGGCCGGGCACGACGTGCTGGGCGTCGCCGCGCACGTGCCGCACTACGTGGCGCGCTCGGCGTACCCGGACGCCGCGCTGACGGTGCTGGAGTCGATCACGGCGGCGACCGGTCTGGTGCTCCCGGCCGTGGCGCACGCCCTGCGCACCGAGGCGCACCGCACACAGACGGAGATCGACCGGCAGATCCGGGAGGGCGACGAGGAGCTGGTCAGCCTGGTGCAGGGGCTGGAGCACCAGTACGACGCGGCCGCCGGGGCCGAGACCCGGGGCAACATGATCGCCGAGCCGGCGGAGCTGCCGTCCGCGGACGAGATCGGCCGCGAGTTCGAGCGGTTCCTGGCGGAGCGCGAGGGCGAGAACTGACGTACGAGCGGGGCCCCCTATGCTGCGGGGCATGCTGAAAGTAGGCCTGACGGGCGGAATCGGTGCCGGCAAGAGCGAGGTCTCGCGACTGCTGGCGGGGTACGGGGCGATCGTGGTCGACGCCGATCGGATCGCGCGCGAGGTCGTGGAGCCCGGTACGCCGGGGCTCGCGGCCGTCGTGGCGGCCTTCGGGGAGTCGGTGCTGACGGCGGAGGGGACGCTGGACCGGCCGAAGCTGGGGTCCATCGTGTTCGCGGACCCGGCGAAGCTCCAGACCCTCAACGCGATCGTGCATCCCCTGGTGGGGGCCCGGTCGGCGGAGCTGGAAGCCGCCGCGGGGGCCGACGCGATCGTGGTGCACGACGTACCGCTGCTCGCCGAGAACGGCCTGGCGCCCCTCTACGACCTGGTCGTGGTCGTGGACGCGGCCCCGGCGACCCAGCTGGCGCGGCTGACCGCGCTGCGCGGGATGGCCGAGGAGGAGGCGCGGGCCCGGATGGCCGCACAGGCGACCCGGGAGCAGCGGCTCGCGGTGGCGACCCTCGTGATCGACAACGACGGGCCGCTGGAGGCGCTGGAGCCGCAGGTGCGCAAGGTGTGGGACGAGCTCACGGTGCGGGCGGCGGGCGGGGCCGCCTGACGCGTCCGGCCGATGTGTCCGCCCGATGTGTCCGCCCGGTGCGCCGGGCTTCCGCGTGCGGCTGACGTGTGCATGGAATAGCGGGTGGGGCGGGGGCGTTGAACGCGCCCGGAGAGGGAAGGATTTCGAACGTGTCCGAAACCACGCGCCCCACCCCGTCCAGCCCGGAAACCCACGTCATCGACTACCGGGCCGCCGAGCAGCTGCTCGCCGCCCGGGACCCGCGCGGCGCGGTCAAGCTGCTCGACTCGGTCATAGCCGCCCACCCGGAGAACACGGCGGCGCGGCTGCTGCGCGCCCGGGCCTTCTTCGCGGCGGCGCAACTGCGACCGGCCGAGCTGGAGTTCGAGCTGGTGCTGGAGCGGGAGCCGGACAACGCCTTCGCCCACTTCGCGCTGGCCCGTACGTTCGAGCGCTCGGGCCGGCCCGAGCAGGCGCGCAGGCACTTCCGCCTCGCCGCGGCCCTCGACCCCCGGCCCGATTACCTGGCGGCCGCCCGCTTCGAGGGCCCGGCCGCGGAGGGCGGGCCCGAAGCCGACCCGGCCTGACTCACCGGCTGCGGGGCGGCACGTACGGAGGGATGTCCGGGCCGGGCTGGTAGTGGGGCCCCTGGTGGATGTGGCGCACGATCATGCACAGGTCCACGACCACGACCACCGCCAGCGCCCCGCAGGCGGCCGCCCAACCGGGACGGCCCACCAGCGAGAACAAGGCCGTGCCGGCGGCAGCCCAGACCAGACCCCAGACACCCAGCCAGAACCGCAGCCGCAGCGGACTGCGCGCGGTCACCGGCTCATTCCCGGAACGCATGGCCATCGCCTCTCCTGTCCATGGTCCCACCCCTGCCGGGTCAGGGGTTGAGCTTGTTCACGGCCTTGGTGGTCGTCTTCTTGAAGGCGGCGACCGGGGCGTGGGACAGGTCGCCCATCTCGCCCCACTGCACGACGGTCACGGTGGAGCCGTCGCGCCCGATCCCGTACAGGTGCACGCCCGGCTCGGATTCGGGGACCGAGGTGTGGACGCCGTAGACGTGCGCGCCCTCCTCGACGGGGAGGGTGCCGTAGTCCTGCCAGGAGGCGGTGCCGCCCGGGGTCGCCCGCAGCCAGTCGGCGGCGCAGGCGGCGACCTTGCGCTCCAGGACGCCGGCGAGCCTGGCCGCCGCGGAGGGCGAGGAGGACCGTACGGAGACCTGCACGGCGCCGGTGTCGTACTCGGTGCCGAAGACGCGGTGCCAGCTGCCCGCGGCCGGGAGCACGCCCTCCAGGCAGAACGGCGCGGACTCGGGCAGCCCCGCGGTGACCGCGCCGGCGTACCAGGGCGAGGTGGGGTGCGGCGGAAGGTCGGTGCCGGCCAGGAAGCCGGGCGCGGCGGCGGCCGCGGCGGAGGTGGAGGCGGAGGCGGTCAGGACGAGGGCGGCCGCCGCCGCGACGAGTGCGGTGGTGAGCGCGCTGGCGGTGGCGGTGCCGGAACGTCGGAACATGGTCGGTTCTCCCCGTGAGCGTCGTGGTGGTGCGTGCCTGACGAGCCTGTTCCCCGGACGGCGCGGCGGGCGACGGATCGCGGCGAATCCGGGACGCTGGAACGGCCGTACGCGCCGTCACCTGGGGGAACACCTCATGCATGGAACGCGGTCGCGGGACGCGGAACGGGGGAGAGCGTGAGCGAGGCCGAGAACTTCGCACGGCTGATGCGGGAGCTGAAGGAGCGTGCCGGGCTCAGTTACGGCGCCTTGGCGCGCCGGTTGCACACGAGTACGTCGACGCTGCACCGGTACTGCAAGGGGGAGGCGCTGCCGGCGGAGTTCGCGGTGGTGGACCGCTTCGCCCGGGCCTGCGGGGCAACGCGGGAGGAGGCGCTGGACCTGCACCGGGCGTGGCTGCTGGCGGACGCGCGGCGGCGCGCGGCGGCCGCGGAGGGGCTGGTGCCGGTGCCGGTGCCAGTGCCGGCGTCGGAGTCGGAGTCGGAGCCGGAGCCGACCGTGGTGGTGACGCCGGACCCCGAGCCCGAGCCCGAGCCGGAGCCGGTGGCCCGAGGGGCCTGGTACCGGCGGCGGGCGGCCGTGGTCGCCGCCGCGGGGGTGACGGCCGGTGCGGTTGCGGTGGCGCTGCTGGCGGCGGCCGGCCCCGGGCCGGGCGCACCGCACGCGGGCGGGAGCACGGGGCCGGGTTCGGGTTCGGGTACGAGTGCGCCGCCGTTCGTGGGATCGGGGTCCGCCTCGGCACCGGCATCGACGGGCGCACCGGAACCGACGCCACCGGCCGGCGCGACCGGGTCGGCCGGGGCGACGGCCGCGGTGCCCGCCCCGTCCTCCGCTTCACCGCCGGCGTCGGCCCCGGGCCGGGACCCGGTCGCACCCCTCAAGGCGGCGGTGCGGTCGCACGTGTGGACCGCGGGTTGCGATCACGCCTACCTCTCCGAGCGCGGTCCGGGATCGGTGCCCCCGCCGCCCGTGGAGGCGGACGCGCCCGCCTGGGCGTCGGCGCAGCGCGCCGTGCACGCCGGGACGCAGATCGTGGAGGTCACCCTGCACGGCACGGGCGAGGGCGCCGTGGTCCTGGAGGATCTGGAGGTACGGGTGGCCGC
Coding sequences within:
- the coaE gene encoding dephospho-CoA kinase, which gives rise to MLKVGLTGGIGAGKSEVSRLLAGYGAIVVDADRIAREVVEPGTPGLAAVVAAFGESVLTAEGTLDRPKLGSIVFADPAKLQTLNAIVHPLVGARSAELEAAAGADAIVVHDVPLLAENGLAPLYDLVVVVDAAPATQLARLTALRGMAEEEARARMAAQATREQRLAVATLVIDNDGPLEALEPQVRKVWDELTVRAAGGAA
- the rpsA gene encoding 30S ribosomal protein S1, with the translated sequence MTSSTETTSTTPQVAVNDIGNEEAFLAAIDETIKYFNDGDIVDGVIVKVDRDEVLLDIGYKTEGVIPSRELSIKHDVDPNEVVKVGDEIEALVLQKEDKEGRLILSKKRAQYERAWGTIEKIKEEDGIVTGTVIEVVKGGLILDIGLRGFLPASLVEMRRVRDLQPYVGKELEAKIIELDKNRNNVVLSRRAWLEQTQSEVRQTFLTTLQKGQVRSGVVSSIVNFGAFVDLGGVDGLVHVSELSWKHIDHPSEVVEVGQEVTVEVLDVDMDRERVSLSLKATQEDPWQQFARTHQIGQVVPGKVTKLVPFGAFVRVDEGIEGLVHISELAERHVEIPEQVVQVNDEIFVKVIDIDLERRRISLSLKQANESFGADPASVEFDPTLYGMAASYDDQGNYIYPEGFDPETNDWLEGFDKQREAWETQYAEAQQRFEQHQAQVIKSREADEAAAAEGAAAPAAGGNAGAGISGGSYSSESDETSGALASDEALAALREKLAGGQS
- a CDS encoding tetratricopeptide repeat protein, coding for MSETTRPTPSSPETHVIDYRAAEQLLAARDPRGAVKLLDSVIAAHPENTAARLLRARAFFAAAQLRPAELEFELVLEREPDNAFAHFALARTFERSGRPEQARRHFRLAAALDPRPDYLAAARFEGPAAEGGPEADPA
- a CDS encoding DUF6343 family protein; translation: MRSGNEPVTARSPLRLRFWLGVWGLVWAAAGTALFSLVGRPGWAAACGALAVVVVVDLCMIVRHIHQGPHYQPGPDIPPYVPPRSR
- a CDS encoding PAC2 family protein; this translates as MLDPQGLYEWDAKGLAVADLAVAQDSAGLVMLYHFEGYIDAGEAGEQIVERLLDTLPHQVVARFDADRLVDYRARRPLLTFQRDHWTEFEEPRLEVRLVQDATGAPFLLLSGPEPDVEWERFAVAVRQIVERLGVRLSVNFHGIPMGVPHTRPVGITPHGNRTDLMPGHRSPFDEAQVPGSAESLVEFRLAQAGHDVLGVAAHVPHYVARSAYPDAALTVLESITAATGLVLPAVAHALRTEAHRTQTEIDRQIREGDEELVSLVQGLEHQYDAAAGAETRGNMIAEPAELPSADEIGREFERFLAEREGEN
- a CDS encoding helix-turn-helix domain-containing protein, producing MSEAENFARLMRELKERAGLSYGALARRLHTSTSTLHRYCKGEALPAEFAVVDRFARACGATREEALDLHRAWLLADARRRAAAAEGLVPVPVPVPASESESEPEPTVVVTPDPEPEPEPEPVARGAWYRRRAAVVAAAGVTAGAVAVALLAAAGPGPGAPHAGGSTGPGSGSGTSAPPFVGSGSASAPASTGAPEPTPPAGATGSAGATAAVPAPSSASPPASAPGRDPVAPLKAAVRSHVWTAGCDHAYLSERGPGSVPPPPVEADAPAWASAQRAVHAGTQIVEVTLHGTGEGAVVLEDLEVRVAARRKPPAWNVYQMSQGCGGGLTPAAFAVNLDAPRPLARPVAGNDGGNALPAPSFPLRVSAAEPAVLRVEAATTGCDCDWSLDLRWTGPSGSGTLRIDEGGRPLRTSAAPGRPVYGYALEQGRWAR